From Scleropages formosus chromosome 9, fSclFor1.1, whole genome shotgun sequence, one genomic window encodes:
- the LOC108937095 gene encoding macrophage mannose receptor 1-like isoform X2, protein MAKLVLIVIFSFLHTICCNVGTDSSSFLIYNVDHNRCVTATSSNSIKAEPCNPTRDTQRFRWVSEKRLLSVAHKLCLGAQSLKDWVKVLLFPCDEKSEVQHWECKNDTLFGLQGVELHLNYGNFNEKNIMVYKGSGSFSRWQIYGTKDDLCFRGYQEIFTLGGNGFGAPCQFPFKYEKKWYADCTLAGRSDGQLWCAIETDYDKDKKWGFCPTKSSSGWDSDPVTGVLYQRNTQAALTWHQARKSCQQQSADLLSIVELHEQSYISGLTDNLGTSLWIGLNSLDFESGWQWSNGNPFRYLNWAPGHPSSEPGLNCAVLNSAKASKWESNSCSKKLGYICRKGNSTSLIPFSPGSNQPSFCPSHWMQYAGNCYYLERTKKIWQDALSACHKEGGDLASIHNVEEQSFIISQLSFQPTDELWIGLNDQKTSMLFDWSDRTHVTFTNWQVGEPTHASNMQEDCVLIRGKEGKWADYLCEKEFGYICKKKASSKPSGTPQVISPGCKAGWTRFGSYCYYVGSEAKTFDEAKQTCQSSSSYLVDITSRYENAFLISFVGLRPEKYFWIGLSNTEERENFVWTNTKNVRFTHFNIGMPGRKLGCVAMTTGEFAGLWDVISCTSKEKYICKHMAEGVLSTLPPPTTRPLSCLPEWKPLGNRDFCYKIFKKVSKDKKTWFEARDFCRAIGGDLVSIHSDSDLDNSMRGPMVEDAWIGLNALNPNAGFVWSDGSTVSYENWGYGEPNNHNDAELCGEVSFYFGRPWNDRHCESFNNWICQIQKGVTPKPAPTAVLVDYNMTKDGWIEYNGTQYYINNQKLAMEDARAFCKKNLGDLAVITAKSERTFLWRQISRSDEDQYYIGLTVDLDKSFQWVDGTPISYVAWENNEPNFANNDENCVTMYKSMGFWNDINCGVVLPSICERSQSVPINTTAAPTPPPKGGCPPDWIHFQNKCYKVFGAISSDWKPWQEARTYCINLGGNLASILNEQEQAFLTTKLLDMPSDMWIGLNDINWEMRFLWTDGKGVYYTNWAKGHPASVPDGRYLFMDEEFDCVAMLTSSPSLAGLWKVEDCLASRGFICKRNIDPQINPPATTAFPSTYQRLGNSSFKVVAQKMNWDEARRQCKADDAELASIMDPVMQAFIILRFHRYKEPLWIGLNSNVTSGYFRWIDNWRLRFSNWASGEPKNNLACVYANVDRKWKTVSCTETHYALCRRSSDIAPTEPSQLPGTCPESKKRRTWVPFRGHCYAFMSSTKENWAHASTECIRMGGALISIEDPLEANFIQQNLEILQDSTRSFWIGMYKTHNGQWLWIDNTVVDYTNWMAGEPSNTVNEECVELYSDTAKWNNVHCSRYKSYICKVAKVIPPTAKTEKVVHSAEEVPQSSAGIAIAVVIMILTVLGLAGFFLYKRQRKPIQGECTFDNTLYFNSEPSRTTTVDTKALVEHIEQNEQAAAI, encoded by the exons ATGGCAAAGCTTGTTTTGATtgtaattttttcctttcttcacacCATTTGCTGCAATGTTGGAACAG acagcagctccttCCTGATCTACAATGTGGACCACAATAGGTGCGTCACTGCCACTTCTTCCAACTCTATCAAGGCAGAACCCTGCAACCCGACCAGGGACACGCAGCGCTTCCGCTGGGTGTCGGAGAAGCGTTTGCTCAGCGTCGCTCACAAGCTTTGCTTGGGTGCGCAGAGCCTGAAAGACTGGGTCAAGGTGCTGCTGTTCCCCTGCGATGAAAAGAGCGAGGTGCAGCACTGGGAGTGTAAGAACGACACCCTGTTCGGCCTGCAGGGCGTAGAGCTCCACCTCAACTATGGGAACTTCAATGAGAAGAACATTATGGTTTACAAAGGTTCAGGCTCCTTTAGCCGCTGGCAGATCTACGGCACCAAGGACGACCTCTGCTTCCGTGGCTACCAAG AGATTTTCACCCTCGGTGGAAATGGGTTTGGAGCTCCCTGCCAGTTCCCGTTTAAATATGAGAAGAAGTGGTACGCCGACTGCACTTTGGCCGGAAGATCGGACGGCCAGCTCTGGTGTGCCATTGAAACGGACTATGATAAAGACAAGAAGTGGGGCTTCTGTCCAACAAAAT CCAGTAGTGGTTGGGACTCAGATCCAGTGACgggggtcctctaccagaggaaCACGCAAGCCGCCCTAACGTGGCACCAGGCCCGCAAGAGCTGCCAGCAGCAGAGTGCTGACCTGCTGAGCATCGTGGAACTACATGAGCAGAGCTACATCTCAG GACTGACAGATAATTTGGGAACTTCGTTATGGATTGGACTCAACAGCCTGGACTTTGAGAGTGGATGGCAGTGGAGTAATGGCAATCCTTTCCGTTATTTGAACTGGGCCCCAG GCCACCCGTCCTCAGAGCCGGGCCTCAACTGTGCCGTCTTGAATTCGGCAAAGGCTTCCAAGTGGGAGAGCAACTCCTGCTCCAAGAAACTGGGGTACATTTGCCGCAAAGGAAACTCCACCAGCCTCATCCCCTTTAGCCCAG GGAGCAATCAGCCAAGCTTCTGTCCCTCCCACTGGATGCAGTACGCGGGGAATTGCTACTACCTGGAGCGGACAAAAAAGATATGGCAGGACGCTCTGTCTGCATGCCACAAGGAGGGGGGCGACTTGGCCAGCATCCACAACGTTGAAGAGCAAAGCTTCATCATCTCACAGCTGAGCTTCC AGCCAACCGATGAGCTGTGGATTGGGCTGAATGACCAGAAGACGTCAATGCTGTTTGACTGGAGTGACCGGACGCATGTTACGTTCACCAACTGGCAAGTGGGAGAGCCCACCCATGCCTCCAATATGCAGGAGGATTGCGTCCTCATCAGAGGAAAG GAAGGGAAGTGGGCAGACTACCTGTGCGAGAAGGAATTTGGATATATCTGTAAGAAGAAAGCCTCCTCCAAGCCGTCTGGTACCCCACAGGTCATATCTCCTGGCTGCAAGGCT GGCTGGACGAGATTTGGCTCCTACTGCTATTACGTTGGATCAGAAGCAAAAACATTCGATGAGGCAAAACAGACGTGCCAGAGCAGTAGCTCCTACTTGGTTGACATCACCAGCAG ATATGAGAACGCCTTCCTCATCAGCTTTGTGGGCTTGAGGCCAGAGAAGTACTTCTGGATAGGGCTGTCAAACACAGAAGAACGTGAAAACTTTGTATGGACCAACACCAAAAATGTGAGGTTCACTCACTTCAACATCGGCATGCCAG GCAGGAAACTCGGTTGTGTCGCCATGACAACCGGAGAGTTTGCTGGGCTTTGGGACGTCATCAGCTGCACCAGCAAAGAAAAGTACATATGCAAGCACATGGCCGAGGGGGTGCTCTCCACCTTGCCGCCGCCCACCACTCGGCCTCTCTCCTGCCTACCAGAATGGAAACCCCTGGGAAACAGGGACTTCTGCTATAAG ATTTTCAAGAAAGTGTCGAAGGACAAGAAGACGTGGTTTGAGGCTCGAGATTTCTGCAGAGCCATTGGAGGCGACCTTGTCAGTATCCACAGTGACAGCGACCTTGACAACAGCATGAG ggGTCCTATGGTAGAAGATGCCTGGATTGGTCTCAACGCTCTCAACCCCAATGCTGGCTTTGTTTGGAGCGATGGATCCACA gTCTCCTATGAGAACTGGGGCTACGGAGAACCCAACAACCACAACGATGCTGAACTCTGTGGCGAGGTCAGCTTTTACTTTGGGAGGCCATGGAACGACCGCCATTGTGAATCTTTCAACAACTGGATATGCCAGATCCAAAAAG GTGTGACGCCAAAACCAGCACCGACAGCTGTCCTAGTCG ACTATAATATGACTAAGGATGGCTGGATTGAGTACAACGGCACCCAGTATTACATTAACAACCAGAAGCTAGCCATGGAGGACGCCAGGGCCTTCTGCAAGAAGAACCTCGGAGACCTTGCGGTCATTACTGCAAAAAGCGAAAGGACGTTCCTATGGAGACAG ATATCCAGAAGTGACGAAGACCAGTACTACATCGGATTGACTGTGGACCTTGACAAATCCTTTCA gTGGGTGGATGGAACCCCCATTTCATATGTAGCATGGGAGAATAACGAGCCCAACTTCGCCAATAACGACGAGAACTGCGTAACCATGTACAAGAGCATGG GATTCTGGAATGACATCAACTGCGGTGTGGTCCTGCCATCGATCTGTGAGAGGAGCCAAAGTGTCCCCATCAATACAACAGCGGCTCCCACTCCGCCCCCTAAAGGCGGGTGCCCTCCAGATTGGATACACTTCCAGAACAAA TGCTACAAGGTCTTTGGGGCAATTTCTTCAGACTGGAAGCCGTGGCAGGAGGCCCGGACATACTGCATCAACCTGGGGGGAAATTTAGCGTCGATCCTCAATGAGCAAGAGCAAG CCTTCCTGACCACCAAACTGCTGGACATGCCCTCTGATATGTGGATTGGCCTCAACGACATCAACTGGGAGATGCGTTTCCTGTGGACTGATGGGAAGGGCGTGTACTATACCAACTGGGCCAAAGGGCACCCCGCTTCCGTGCCGGACGGTCGCTACTTGTTTATGGACGAG GAGTTTGATTGTGTGGCCATGCTGACAAGCTCCCCCAGCCTTGCTGGACTCTGGAAGGTGGAGGATTGCCTAGCTTCCCGGGGCTTCATCTGCAAGAGGAACATTG ATCCTCAGATAAACCCCCCGGCTACTACTGCTTTCCCGAGCACGTACCAGAGACTGGGCAACAGCTCCTTCAAGGTGGTGGCCCAGAAGATGAACTGGGATGAGGCGAGGAGGCAGTGCAAGGCGGACGATGCAGAGCTGGCGAGCATCATGGACCCCGTCATGCAAGCTTTCATCATATTACGCTTTCACCGCTACAAGGAGCCTCTGTGGATCGGCCTCAACAGCAACGTG ACTAGCGGATATTTCCGCTGGATCGACAACTGGCGCCTTCGTTTCTCCAACTGGGCATCAGGGGAGCCAAAGAACAACCTGGCGTGCGTTTATGCTAATGTTGACCGGAAATGGAAGACCGTCTCTTGCACCGAGACCCATTACGCTTTGTGCAGGCGTTCATCTG ATATCGCTCCCACGGAACCCTCACAGCTCCCAGGCACCTGCCCCGAGTCGAAGAAACGGAGGACCTGGGTGCCGTTCAGGGGCCACTGCTACGCCTTCATGTCCTCCACAAAGGAGAACTGGGCACACGCTTCCACGGAATGCATACGAATGG GGGGTGCCTTGATCAGCATCGAAGATCCTTTGGAAGCTAATTTCATACAGCAAAACCTAGAGATACTGCAAGATAGTACCAGATCCTTCTGGATTGGCATGTACAAAACTCACAATG GGCAATGGTTGTGGATTGACAACACTGTGGTTGACTACACCAACTGGATGGCTGGGGAGCCATCAAACACCGTCAATGAGGAGTGCGTTGAGCTCTATAGTGACACAGCAAAGTGGAACAACGTCCACTGTAGTAGGTACAAATCCTACATCTGCAAAGTAGCTAAAG
- the LOC108937095 gene encoding macrophage mannose receptor 1-like isoform X1: MAKLVLIVIFSFLHTICCNVGTDSSSFLIYNVDHNRCVTATSSNSIKAEPCNPTRDTQRFRWVSEKRLLSVAHKLCLGAQSLKDWVKVLLFPCDEKSEVQHWECKNDTLFGLQGVELHLNYGNFNEKNIMVYKGSGSFSRWQIYGTKDDLCFRGYQEIFTLGGNGFGAPCQFPFKYEKKWYADCTLAGRSDGQLWCAIETDYDKDKKWGFCPTKSSSGWDSDPVTGVLYQRNTQAALTWHQARKSCQQQSADLLSIVELHEQSYISGLTDNLGTSLWIGLNSLDFESGWQWSNGNPFRYLNWAPGHPSSEPGLNCAVLNSAKASKWESNSCSKKLGYICRKGNSTSLIPFSPGSNQPSFCPSHWMQYAGNCYYLERTKKIWQDALSACHKEGGDLASIHNVEEQSFIISQLSFQPTDELWIGLNDQKTSMLFDWSDRTHVTFTNWQVGEPTHASNMQEDCVLIRGKEGKWADYLCEKEFGYICKKKASSKPSGTPQVISPGCKAGWTRFGSYCYYVGSEAKTFDEAKQTCQSSSSYLVDITSRYENAFLISFVGLRPEKYFWIGLSNTEERENFVWTNTKNVRFTHFNIGMPGRKLGCVAMTTGEFAGLWDVISCTSKEKYICKHMAEGVLSTLPPPTTRPLSCLPEWKPLGNRDFCYKIFKKVSKDKKTWFEARDFCRAIGGDLVSIHSDSDLDNSMSRGPMVEDAWIGLNALNPNAGFVWSDGSTVSYENWGYGEPNNHNDAELCGEVSFYFGRPWNDRHCESFNNWICQIQKGVTPKPAPTAVLVDYNMTKDGWIEYNGTQYYINNQKLAMEDARAFCKKNLGDLAVITAKSERTFLWRQISRSDEDQYYIGLTVDLDKSFQWVDGTPISYVAWENNEPNFANNDENCVTMYKSMGFWNDINCGVVLPSICERSQSVPINTTAAPTPPPKGGCPPDWIHFQNKCYKVFGAISSDWKPWQEARTYCINLGGNLASILNEQEQAFLTTKLLDMPSDMWIGLNDINWEMRFLWTDGKGVYYTNWAKGHPASVPDGRYLFMDEEFDCVAMLTSSPSLAGLWKVEDCLASRGFICKRNIDPQINPPATTAFPSTYQRLGNSSFKVVAQKMNWDEARRQCKADDAELASIMDPVMQAFIILRFHRYKEPLWIGLNSNVTSGYFRWIDNWRLRFSNWASGEPKNNLACVYANVDRKWKTVSCTETHYALCRRSSDIAPTEPSQLPGTCPESKKRRTWVPFRGHCYAFMSSTKENWAHASTECIRMGGALISIEDPLEANFIQQNLEILQDSTRSFWIGMYKTHNGQWLWIDNTVVDYTNWMAGEPSNTVNEECVELYSDTAKWNNVHCSRYKSYICKVAKVIPPTAKTEKVVHSAEEVPQSSAGIAIAVVIMILTVLGLAGFFLYKRQRKPIQGECTFDNTLYFNSEPSRTTTVDTKALVEHIEQNEQAAAI, from the exons ATGGCAAAGCTTGTTTTGATtgtaattttttcctttcttcacacCATTTGCTGCAATGTTGGAACAG acagcagctccttCCTGATCTACAATGTGGACCACAATAGGTGCGTCACTGCCACTTCTTCCAACTCTATCAAGGCAGAACCCTGCAACCCGACCAGGGACACGCAGCGCTTCCGCTGGGTGTCGGAGAAGCGTTTGCTCAGCGTCGCTCACAAGCTTTGCTTGGGTGCGCAGAGCCTGAAAGACTGGGTCAAGGTGCTGCTGTTCCCCTGCGATGAAAAGAGCGAGGTGCAGCACTGGGAGTGTAAGAACGACACCCTGTTCGGCCTGCAGGGCGTAGAGCTCCACCTCAACTATGGGAACTTCAATGAGAAGAACATTATGGTTTACAAAGGTTCAGGCTCCTTTAGCCGCTGGCAGATCTACGGCACCAAGGACGACCTCTGCTTCCGTGGCTACCAAG AGATTTTCACCCTCGGTGGAAATGGGTTTGGAGCTCCCTGCCAGTTCCCGTTTAAATATGAGAAGAAGTGGTACGCCGACTGCACTTTGGCCGGAAGATCGGACGGCCAGCTCTGGTGTGCCATTGAAACGGACTATGATAAAGACAAGAAGTGGGGCTTCTGTCCAACAAAAT CCAGTAGTGGTTGGGACTCAGATCCAGTGACgggggtcctctaccagaggaaCACGCAAGCCGCCCTAACGTGGCACCAGGCCCGCAAGAGCTGCCAGCAGCAGAGTGCTGACCTGCTGAGCATCGTGGAACTACATGAGCAGAGCTACATCTCAG GACTGACAGATAATTTGGGAACTTCGTTATGGATTGGACTCAACAGCCTGGACTTTGAGAGTGGATGGCAGTGGAGTAATGGCAATCCTTTCCGTTATTTGAACTGGGCCCCAG GCCACCCGTCCTCAGAGCCGGGCCTCAACTGTGCCGTCTTGAATTCGGCAAAGGCTTCCAAGTGGGAGAGCAACTCCTGCTCCAAGAAACTGGGGTACATTTGCCGCAAAGGAAACTCCACCAGCCTCATCCCCTTTAGCCCAG GGAGCAATCAGCCAAGCTTCTGTCCCTCCCACTGGATGCAGTACGCGGGGAATTGCTACTACCTGGAGCGGACAAAAAAGATATGGCAGGACGCTCTGTCTGCATGCCACAAGGAGGGGGGCGACTTGGCCAGCATCCACAACGTTGAAGAGCAAAGCTTCATCATCTCACAGCTGAGCTTCC AGCCAACCGATGAGCTGTGGATTGGGCTGAATGACCAGAAGACGTCAATGCTGTTTGACTGGAGTGACCGGACGCATGTTACGTTCACCAACTGGCAAGTGGGAGAGCCCACCCATGCCTCCAATATGCAGGAGGATTGCGTCCTCATCAGAGGAAAG GAAGGGAAGTGGGCAGACTACCTGTGCGAGAAGGAATTTGGATATATCTGTAAGAAGAAAGCCTCCTCCAAGCCGTCTGGTACCCCACAGGTCATATCTCCTGGCTGCAAGGCT GGCTGGACGAGATTTGGCTCCTACTGCTATTACGTTGGATCAGAAGCAAAAACATTCGATGAGGCAAAACAGACGTGCCAGAGCAGTAGCTCCTACTTGGTTGACATCACCAGCAG ATATGAGAACGCCTTCCTCATCAGCTTTGTGGGCTTGAGGCCAGAGAAGTACTTCTGGATAGGGCTGTCAAACACAGAAGAACGTGAAAACTTTGTATGGACCAACACCAAAAATGTGAGGTTCACTCACTTCAACATCGGCATGCCAG GCAGGAAACTCGGTTGTGTCGCCATGACAACCGGAGAGTTTGCTGGGCTTTGGGACGTCATCAGCTGCACCAGCAAAGAAAAGTACATATGCAAGCACATGGCCGAGGGGGTGCTCTCCACCTTGCCGCCGCCCACCACTCGGCCTCTCTCCTGCCTACCAGAATGGAAACCCCTGGGAAACAGGGACTTCTGCTATAAG ATTTTCAAGAAAGTGTCGAAGGACAAGAAGACGTGGTTTGAGGCTCGAGATTTCTGCAGAGCCATTGGAGGCGACCTTGTCAGTATCCACAGTGACAGCGACCTTGACAACAGCATGAG cagggGTCCTATGGTAGAAGATGCCTGGATTGGTCTCAACGCTCTCAACCCCAATGCTGGCTTTGTTTGGAGCGATGGATCCACA gTCTCCTATGAGAACTGGGGCTACGGAGAACCCAACAACCACAACGATGCTGAACTCTGTGGCGAGGTCAGCTTTTACTTTGGGAGGCCATGGAACGACCGCCATTGTGAATCTTTCAACAACTGGATATGCCAGATCCAAAAAG GTGTGACGCCAAAACCAGCACCGACAGCTGTCCTAGTCG ACTATAATATGACTAAGGATGGCTGGATTGAGTACAACGGCACCCAGTATTACATTAACAACCAGAAGCTAGCCATGGAGGACGCCAGGGCCTTCTGCAAGAAGAACCTCGGAGACCTTGCGGTCATTACTGCAAAAAGCGAAAGGACGTTCCTATGGAGACAG ATATCCAGAAGTGACGAAGACCAGTACTACATCGGATTGACTGTGGACCTTGACAAATCCTTTCA gTGGGTGGATGGAACCCCCATTTCATATGTAGCATGGGAGAATAACGAGCCCAACTTCGCCAATAACGACGAGAACTGCGTAACCATGTACAAGAGCATGG GATTCTGGAATGACATCAACTGCGGTGTGGTCCTGCCATCGATCTGTGAGAGGAGCCAAAGTGTCCCCATCAATACAACAGCGGCTCCCACTCCGCCCCCTAAAGGCGGGTGCCCTCCAGATTGGATACACTTCCAGAACAAA TGCTACAAGGTCTTTGGGGCAATTTCTTCAGACTGGAAGCCGTGGCAGGAGGCCCGGACATACTGCATCAACCTGGGGGGAAATTTAGCGTCGATCCTCAATGAGCAAGAGCAAG CCTTCCTGACCACCAAACTGCTGGACATGCCCTCTGATATGTGGATTGGCCTCAACGACATCAACTGGGAGATGCGTTTCCTGTGGACTGATGGGAAGGGCGTGTACTATACCAACTGGGCCAAAGGGCACCCCGCTTCCGTGCCGGACGGTCGCTACTTGTTTATGGACGAG GAGTTTGATTGTGTGGCCATGCTGACAAGCTCCCCCAGCCTTGCTGGACTCTGGAAGGTGGAGGATTGCCTAGCTTCCCGGGGCTTCATCTGCAAGAGGAACATTG ATCCTCAGATAAACCCCCCGGCTACTACTGCTTTCCCGAGCACGTACCAGAGACTGGGCAACAGCTCCTTCAAGGTGGTGGCCCAGAAGATGAACTGGGATGAGGCGAGGAGGCAGTGCAAGGCGGACGATGCAGAGCTGGCGAGCATCATGGACCCCGTCATGCAAGCTTTCATCATATTACGCTTTCACCGCTACAAGGAGCCTCTGTGGATCGGCCTCAACAGCAACGTG ACTAGCGGATATTTCCGCTGGATCGACAACTGGCGCCTTCGTTTCTCCAACTGGGCATCAGGGGAGCCAAAGAACAACCTGGCGTGCGTTTATGCTAATGTTGACCGGAAATGGAAGACCGTCTCTTGCACCGAGACCCATTACGCTTTGTGCAGGCGTTCATCTG ATATCGCTCCCACGGAACCCTCACAGCTCCCAGGCACCTGCCCCGAGTCGAAGAAACGGAGGACCTGGGTGCCGTTCAGGGGCCACTGCTACGCCTTCATGTCCTCCACAAAGGAGAACTGGGCACACGCTTCCACGGAATGCATACGAATGG GGGGTGCCTTGATCAGCATCGAAGATCCTTTGGAAGCTAATTTCATACAGCAAAACCTAGAGATACTGCAAGATAGTACCAGATCCTTCTGGATTGGCATGTACAAAACTCACAATG GGCAATGGTTGTGGATTGACAACACTGTGGTTGACTACACCAACTGGATGGCTGGGGAGCCATCAAACACCGTCAATGAGGAGTGCGTTGAGCTCTATAGTGACACAGCAAAGTGGAACAACGTCCACTGTAGTAGGTACAAATCCTACATCTGCAAAGTAGCTAAAG